The Salinibaculum sp. SYNS191 genome has a window encoding:
- a CDS encoding succinylglutamate desuccinylase/aspartoacylase family protein translates to MTSLGTASAAPGEVDTGRLHVGETRDGSAVGLPVAVINGARDGKTLYIQAASDGDELNGVGVVQRVVPQLDPGDLAGTVLVVGVTNYYAFQVAEHRNPIDDTKLNRAYPGDATGTTSERIAAATFDAATRADFILDLHQGSTSRMIEEVRVRCGARHRLHDECLELAKVFGCGHVLDQKGPDGQLARAGPDEGIPTVDPELGGSVGWDEQSIRAGVDGVFNVLRYYGFLDGTVAPRPQTRANSFEQYGAPNGGLVRFHADLGDRVTAGETLFEVTDVFGTTKTEVTADSRGVFWRARRYPHVAAGEYVCSVGTDIDTY, encoded by the coding sequence ATGACGAGTCTCGGCACCGCGAGTGCCGCGCCCGGCGAGGTCGATACCGGTCGGCTCCACGTCGGCGAGACCCGTGACGGGAGCGCCGTCGGGCTCCCTGTCGCGGTCATCAACGGCGCTCGCGACGGCAAAACGCTCTACATCCAGGCCGCCAGCGACGGCGACGAACTCAACGGCGTCGGCGTCGTCCAGCGCGTCGTCCCACAGCTCGACCCCGGTGACCTCGCCGGGACCGTTCTCGTGGTCGGCGTCACGAACTACTACGCCTTCCAGGTGGCCGAACACCGCAATCCCATCGACGACACCAAGCTCAACCGCGCGTACCCCGGCGACGCCACCGGCACCACCTCCGAGCGCATCGCCGCCGCCACCTTCGACGCGGCCACGCGTGCCGACTTCATCCTCGACCTCCACCAGGGCTCGACCTCCCGGATGATAGAGGAGGTCCGCGTCCGCTGCGGTGCCCGCCACCGCCTCCACGACGAGTGTCTCGAACTCGCGAAGGTCTTCGGCTGCGGGCACGTCCTCGACCAGAAGGGCCCCGACGGGCAACTCGCCCGCGCCGGCCCCGACGAGGGCATCCCGACCGTCGACCCCGAACTCGGCGGCAGCGTCGGCTGGGACGAGCAGTCCATCAGGGCCGGCGTCGACGGCGTCTTCAACGTTCTCCGCTACTACGGCTTCCTCGACGGCACGGTCGCGCCGCGCCCGCAGACGCGGGCCAACAGCTTCGAGCAGTACGGCGCACCAAACGGGGGCCTCGTTCGCTTCCACGCCGACCTCGGCGACCGCGTCACCGCCGGCGAGACGCTGTTCGAGGTCACCGACGTCTTCGGCACCACGAAGACGGAGGTCACGGCGGACTCCCGCGGCGTCTTCTGGCGCGCCCGCCGGTACCCCCACGTCGCCGCCGGCGAGTACGTGTGTTCTGTCGGGACGGACATCGATACTTACTGA
- a CDS encoding VOC family protein, which translates to MPAAHHVGVTVADLERAVEFYEETFDLPVLARFSVSGEAFSTGVDVPNATGRFAHLDADGIRLELVEYDPEGEAAHAERVNQPGAKHLGLEVDDLDDFYRALSEDVTTLSEPQTTESGTRICFVRDPEGNLVEVLEPAG; encoded by the coding sequence ATGCCCGCAGCACACCACGTCGGCGTCACAGTCGCGGACCTCGAACGGGCCGTCGAGTTCTACGAGGAGACCTTCGACCTGCCGGTCCTTGCCCGCTTCTCTGTCTCCGGCGAGGCCTTCTCGACCGGCGTTGACGTCCCGAACGCCACCGGCCGCTTCGCGCACCTCGACGCCGACGGCATCCGGCTGGAACTCGTCGAGTACGACCCCGAGGGCGAGGCGGCCCACGCCGAGCGCGTCAACCAGCCCGGTGCGAAACACCTCGGGCTGGAGGTCGACGACCTGGACGACTTCTACCGCGCGCTGTCCGAGGACGTGACCACGCTCTCGGAGCCACAGACCACCGAGAGCGGCACGCGCATCTGCTTCGTCCGGGACCCGGAGGGAAACCTGGTCGAGGTGCTGGAACCGGCCGGCTAA